A window of Bacteroidota bacterium genomic DNA:
GTAAATAAATTATTTACAAACGTAATACGGCTGAAATAATTTGATAATTTATATTCAAATGCACGAGAAGAGTCGACCTCCTTTTTTACAAAATCTAAGCAGGTTTGATTAATACCGGTATCCAAAGCAGGCACTTGAATTCTTTTTTTTGAGGTGCGACCTTGATTATTTTTTTTCTTAATCTCGAAAAATATTTTGTTGTTGGTAGCATACTTTCTATATCGGAGCTTGAATCTATTTAGTTTACCATTGTGATGTTGCAAGTACAACTTAAAATCAGAAGTATCAAAATAAACAGACTCGTAGGGATGAATTCGAGTATCATTTATAGATAAAATACGGTATGAGTTTTTAAGTTGAGAAAGAATAGTGGAAAGTTTATTATTGTGAAAAGTAAATTTTGTATCTACCCTATCCATTAGCTTTACAGCATCTATTTCCTGTAAGGAAACAGGTGTAAAGTCTTCGATTATTTTCAGAGCAGAAGTCAAACTAATCAATTATTTCAATGGTAGGAACCTCTACTTCATCTTTTTTTCCGGATATTTCTACAGAATAAAATTCTGTTTTATAACCGGATGGATATAA
This region includes:
- a CDS encoding polyphosphate polymerase domain-containing protein, with translation MTSALKIIEDFTPVSLQEIDAVKLMDRVDTKFTFHNNKLSTILSQLKNSYRILSINDTRIHPYESVYFDTSDFKLYLQHHNGKLNRFKLRYRKYATNNKIFFEIKKKNNQGRTSKKRIQVPALDTGINQTCLDFVKKEVDSSRAFEYKLSNYFSRITFVNNLFTERITIDFNLILKNDSSTKSFENIVIAEVKHAKGCKSDFVKLMRENRIANTSISKYCLGVISLYPNVKYNAFKEKIIKLNKIKHAA